One Mercurialis annua linkage group LG3, ddMerAnnu1.2, whole genome shotgun sequence DNA window includes the following coding sequences:
- the LOC126674241 gene encoding uncharacterized protein LOC126674241 has protein sequence MADWGPVVIAVVLFVLLTPGLLFQIPGRNRVVEFGNMQTSGASIVVHAVLYFGLITIFLIAIGVHIYAG, from the coding sequence ATGGCGGATTGGGGGCCAGTGGTAATAGCAGTGGTGCTGTTTGTGCTGTTAACTCCAGGGCTGCTGTTTCAGATACCGGGAAGAAATAGAGTTGTGGAGTTCGGAAATATGCAGACCAGCGGTGCTTCCATTGTTGTTCATGCTGTTCTTTACTTTGGCCTTATTACTATCTTCCTTATTGCCATTGGTGTCCACATCTATGCTGGCTAG
- the LOC126671543 gene encoding CBS domain-containing protein CBSCBSPB1 — protein MASQGGSSRKSMTNSSSMPARKKTPDNGLNSSDSTRKSFALSRPGGLTGERTVKRLRLSKALTVPDTTTIHEACRRMAARRVDALLLTDSNALLCGILTDKDIATRVIAHELNLEETPVSKVMTRNPLFVLSDTLAVEALQKMVQGKFRHLPVVENGEVIALLDIAKCLYDAIARLERAAEKGKAIAAAVEGVEKNWGTTFSGPNTFIETLRERMFKPSLSTIIPENSKVVTVLPTETVLAVTKKMLELKTSSAMVIVDQKPLGILTSKDILMRVIAQNLPPDSTLVEKVMTPNPECATLDTPIVDALHTMHDGKFLHLPVVDRDGNVAAVVDVIHITHAAVATAGTTSGVNNEAASTMMQKFWDSAMALSPHEDDEDTRSEGSLKLPSEGETGRSLSYPNTFGFKIEDKKGRMHRFISDTRSLTELITAILQRLGDDIDRNHLPQILYEDEDHDKVVLESDSDLVTAVEHAKLAGFKGLRLHLDYSGVHGPRGRSSSGDLAYAQKDAWAAAYSGVAAGAALVAGLGVLAYLRRSGN, from the exons ATGGCAAGTCAAGGAGGATCTTCCAGGAAAAGTATGACAAATTCATCTTCAATGCCTGCAAGAAAGAAAACACCTGATAATGGTTTAAACTCCTCCGATTCTACCCGCAAATCCTTCGCTTTATCTCGCCCGGG GGGACTAACGGGTGAGCGAACAGTAAAGAGGCTGCGTTTGTCTAAGGCCTTGACAGTACCCGATACGACAACTATTCACGAGGCTTGTCGTCGTATGGCTGCTCGTAGAGTTGATGCCTTGTTGCTTACTGACTCTAATGCTTTACTTTGTGGTATCCTGACTGATAAG GATATAGCAACGAGAGTTATTGCGCACGAGCTTAATCTTGAGGAAACGCCTGTGTCTAAAGTAATGACTAGGAACCCGCTTTTTGTTCTTTCCGACACTCTCGCTGTTGAAGCTCTCCAAAAGATGGTCCAAG GAAAATTTAGACACTTGCCTGTTGTGGAAAATGGAGAGGTCATTGCTTTACTTGACATTGCAAAGTGCTTATATGATGCTATTGCTCGTTTGGAAAGAGCAGCTGAGAAGGGGAAGGCTATTGCTGCAGCTGTCGAAGGTGTAGAAAAGAATTGGGGGACAACTTTTTCTG GACCTAATACATTTATTGAGACACTTCGAGAACGGATGTTTAAGCCGTCACTGTCTACAATAATTCCAGAGAATTCAAA GGTCGTGACAGTCTTACCAACTGAAACGGTTTTGGCAGTGACAAAGAAGATGCTTGAATTAAAGACAAGTTCTGCAATGGTGATTGTTGATCAGAAACCACTTGGAATTTTAAC CTCAAAGGATATCTTGATGCGTGTGATAGCACAAAATCTTCCCCCAGATTCCACTTTGGTTGAGAAG GTTATGACTCCTAATCCTGAATGTGCAACCCTTGATACACCAATTGTAGATGCTCTGCATACTATGCACGACGGGAAATTTTTACACCTTCCTGTTGTAGATAGAG ATGGAAATGTAGCTGCTGTTGTTGATGTAATTCATATCACTCATGCTGCTGTCGCCACA GCTGGAACTACTTCTGGAGTAAATAATGAGGCTGCAAGCACAATGATGCAAAAGTTTTGGGATTCTGCTATGGCCTTAAGTCCCCATGAGGATGATGAGGACACTCGGAG TGAAGGTTCCTTGAAATTGCCTTCTGAAGGAGAGACGGGGAGATCTCTTTCCTATCCAAATACATTTGGTTTCAAAATTGAAGACAAGAAAGGACGAATGCACAGATTTATTTCTG ATACTCGAAGTTTGACAGAGCTAATAACAGCAATCCTTCAGAGGCTTGGGGATGACATTGACCGTAACCATTTACCTCAAATTCTG tATGAAGATGAAGATCATGACAAAGTTGTTCTGGAATCAGATAGTGATCTCGTTACAGCTGTAGAACATGCAAAATTAGCTGGTTTTAAG GGTCTGAGGCTGCATTTAGACTATTCTGGCGTACACGGTCCTAGGGGGCGTTCAAGTTCAGGAGATTTGGCCTATGCTCAAAAGGATGCATGGGCTGCAGCTTACAGCGGTGTTGCAGCAGGTGCAGCTCTGGTTGCTGGATTAGGCGTACTAGCATACCTACGAAGATCTGGCAATTAA